One segment of Macrotis lagotis isolate mMagLag1 chromosome 1, bilby.v1.9.chrom.fasta, whole genome shotgun sequence DNA contains the following:
- the LOC141490628 gene encoding olfactory receptor 52P1-like, which translates to MEGNTTISNFSSFFLVGIPGLEFLHCWLSIPVFLLYIMTVMGNGLIILVIREESSLHQPMFYFLCMLAFDDIAIASTTAPRMLDIFWLDAHVIEFDACLAQMYLIHTFSITESALLVAMAFDRYVAICHPLHYATILTTPLVIRLGLVSVARGAIMVLPCPLLIKRLRYCTQNVIRHSYCEHMAVVKLACTNTYINRSYGIFVALSVILLDIGLISLSYFKILQAVFRLSSKEARSKALGTCAAHICAILITYIPALFSFLTHRIGKRVPPSLHIIFASIYLLVPPAVNPLVYGVKTKQIRDRVVILFFRKNDKISNH; encoded by the coding sequence ATGGAGGGCAACACCACTATTTCCAACTTCTCATCCTTTTTCTTGGTTGGTATTCCTGGTTTAGAATTCCTCCATTGTTGGTTGAGCATACCTGTTTTCCTTCTGTATATCATGACTGTGATGGGGAATGGCCTCATTATTCTTGTGATAAGAGAAGAATCCAGCCTCCATCAGCCCATGTTCTATTTTCTTTGTATGTTGGCCTTTGATGATATAGCCATTGCCTCAACAACAGCCCCTAGGATGCTTGACATATTTTGGTTGGATGCTCATGTCATTGAATTTGATGCTTGCCTGGCTCAAATGTACTTAATTCACACCTTTTCCATCACTGAATCAGCTCTTTTGGTAGCCATGGCCTTTGACCGCTATGTTGCCATCTGCCATCCATTACATTATGCTACCATCCTGACCACTCCTTTGGTCATTAGGCTAGGACTGGTAAGTGTGGCCCGAGGAGCCATTATGGTTTTGCCCTGCCCATTGCTCATTAAACGGCTGAGGTATTGTACGCAGAATGTTATACGGCATTCCTACTGTGAACACATGGCTGTGGTGAAACTTGCATGTACCAATACCTACATAAATCGTAGTTATGGTATCTTTGTGGCCCTTTCAGTCATACTTCTGGACATTGGACTTATTTCTTTGTCCTATTTTAAGATCCTTCAGGCTGTTTTTCGTCTTTCTTCCAAGGAGGCCCGCTCTAAGGCACTAGGCACTTGTGCTGCACATATTTGTGCAATTCTCATCACCTATATACCTGCACTGTTTAGCTTCCTCACACACCGCATTGGCAAGAGGGTGCCTCCATCCCTTCATATCATCTTTGCCAGCATATATCTCCTGGTCCCACCTGCAGTTAATCCCCTAGTCTATGGTGTAAAGACCAAGCAGATTCGTGACCGAGTGGTCAtccttttcttcaggaaaaatgataaaatttccaACCACTAG
- the LOC141490636 gene encoding olfactory receptor 56A4, producing MATVHNSSSVTLSEFLLLCFPGFQSWQHWLSLPLSLLFLLAMGANVTLLITIWLEASLHEPMYYLLSLLSLLDIVLCLTVIPKVLGIFWFDLRVISFFSCFLQMFVMNSFLTMESCTFMVMAYDRYVAICHPLRYPSIITDHFVAKAAVFVITRNALFSLPVPILSARLQYCAGNIIKNCICTNLSVSTLSCSDITFNRLYQLVAGWTLLGSDLILIIFSYAFILRAVLRIKAEGAAAKALSTCGSHFILILFFSTILLVLIITNVAKKRIPSDVPILLNILHHLIPPAMNPIVYGVRTKEIKQGIQRLLRRLRGV from the coding sequence ATGGCAACTGTACATAATAGTTCTTCTGTCACACTTTCGGAGTTCCTCCTCCTCTGCTTCCCTGGCTTCCAGAGCTGGCAGCACTGGCTTTCCCTGCCCCTAAGTTTGCTCTTCCTCCTGGCCATGGGGGCCAATGTAACCCTCCTAATCACCATCTGGTTGGAGGCCTCTCTGCATGAGCCCATGTACTACCTACTCAGCCTTCTCTCCCTACTGGATATTGTGCTGTGCCTCACTGTCATCCCCAAGGTCCTAGGTATCTTCTGGTTTGATCTCAGGgtcatcagttttttttcctgtttcctccAGATGTTTGTCATGAATAGTTTCCTAACCATGGAGTCCTGCACCTTCATGGTTATGGCATATGACCGGTATGTGGCCATCTGCCACCCCCTGAGATATCCATCTATAATCACTGATCACTTTGTGGCCAAGGCAGCTGTTTTTGTCATAACTCGGAAtgccctcttttccctccctgtCCCTATCCTCTCTGCCCGACTACAATATTGTGCAGGTAATATCATCAAGAATTGCATCTGCACCAATCTATCTGTTTCCACCCTTTCTTGTAGTGACATCACTTTCAATCGTCTCTATCAGTTAGTAGCTGGTTGGACTCTCCTGGGCTCTGATCTCATCCTCATCATCTTCTCCTATGCCTTTATCCTTCGGGCAGTGCTAAGGATAAAAGCGGAGGGAGCTGCAGCCAAAGCCTTGAGTACATGTGGCTCCCACTTCATCCTCATCCTCTTTTTCAGCACCATCCTACTGGTCCTGATTATCACCAATGTGGCCAAAAAGAGAATCCCTTCTGATGTCCCCATTCTGCTCAATATCTTGCACCACCTCATCCCCCCAGCCATGAACCCCATTGTCTATGGTGTGAGAACCAAGGAAATCAAGCAAGGGATCCAGAGGTTACTGAGAAGGCTGCGAGGTGTATAA